The following coding sequences are from one Rhodothermales bacterium window:
- a CDS encoding DNA starvation/stationary phase protection protein, which yields MEMKTMTAIPMDTGIPEPQRAEIASGLARLLADTYLLYLKTHNYHWNVTGPMFSTLHDLFEVHYTEIATAIDEIAERIRALGFPAPGSFAQFSELTALEEETGLPDAEEMILRLLKGQETVVRTARSVLPAADEASDEPTLDLLTQRMQIHEKNAWMLRSLLNA from the coding sequence ATGGAAATGAAAACAATGACGGCAATTCCGATGGATACTGGAATCCCGGAACCCCAGCGTGCAGAGATCGCGAGCGGTCTCGCCCGGCTCCTCGCGGACACGTACCTGCTCTACCTGAAGACGCACAACTACCACTGGAACGTAACCGGTCCGATGTTCAGCACCCTTCATGACCTGTTTGAGGTGCACTACACGGAGATTGCAACCGCCATTGACGAGATTGCCGAGAGGATCCGTGCCCTGGGCTTCCCCGCACCGGGCTCCTTTGCCCAGTTCAGTGAACTGACGGCTCTCGAGGAAGAAACCGGCTTACCTGATGCGGAAGAGATGATCTTGCGCCTCCTCAAGGGTCAGGAAACGGTGGTTCGCACCGCACGCTCTGTGCTGCCTGCCGCAGACGAGGCCAGCGACGAACCGACCCTCGACCTCCTCACCCAGCGAATGCAGATCCACGAGAAGAACGCGTGGATGCTGAGAAGTTTGCTGAATGCATAA